In Oleiharenicola lentus, the following are encoded in one genomic region:
- a CDS encoding GNAT family N-acetyltransferase: MSFDPRPVLLEGRHVRLEPLTLAHAPGLFAAAVPAVFRYLIIAPFAAVADAEKYVADALAAQAAGSEVAYATVRRTDNQVVGSTRFIDIRRPHRGLEIGWTWLTPTAQRTAINTEAKYLMLRHAFEEWGALRVQLKTDANNAQSRAAIERLGAKFEGILRKQMLRPHDGYERDTAMFSLIREEWSAAKAGLEAKLDR, encoded by the coding sequence ATGAGTTTCGATCCACGCCCCGTCCTCCTTGAGGGCCGCCATGTGCGGCTCGAACCGCTCACCCTCGCGCATGCGCCCGGTTTGTTCGCGGCGGCGGTCCCGGCGGTATTCCGCTACCTCATCATCGCGCCTTTTGCGGCGGTGGCCGACGCGGAAAAATACGTGGCCGACGCCCTGGCGGCGCAGGCGGCTGGAAGCGAGGTGGCCTACGCCACCGTGCGGCGCACGGACAACCAGGTGGTGGGTTCGACGCGGTTCATCGACATCCGCCGCCCGCACCGGGGGCTGGAGATAGGCTGGACGTGGCTCACGCCCACGGCCCAGCGCACCGCGATCAATACCGAGGCGAAATACCTGATGCTCCGCCACGCCTTCGAGGAGTGGGGCGCGCTGCGCGTGCAACTGAAGACCGACGCCAACAACGCCCAGTCGCGCGCGGCCATCGAACGCCTTGGCGCCAAGTTCGAGGGCATCCTGCGCAAGCAGATGCTCCGGCCCCATGACGGCTACGAGCGTGACACCGCGATGTTCAGCCTCATCCGTGAGGAGTGGTCGGCGGCCAAGGCGGGGCTCGAGGCTAAACTGGACCGGTGA
- a CDS encoding alpha/beta hydrolase family protein, with the protein MKSSLLAVIMACLGATATLSTAETAPTFADFARWPEIGRVRLSEDGRYAAFLTPSKIRFFDLNLYDLQTRESKKIDLGGDDLVDFTWIDGNRMIITTENRPDYRGRRQVFDARQNKITANITYQRQFFSLVSFLRRDPNLFVARFYEDGQGSAGLAVINTKLRPKTMAGQNNARFNVQSWVEIPKGEHRGTLTDQEGEVRFVSVYADKRLNFYYRPNAGAAWISLPFDYEKTSVIGFSNDPDYLYVAHYTDEAKSSRLHRYRVSTGEFGPSLFEDPVYSLSEASLLQVRKADGSLHSLALAYDRDMPVQLPLDPLFREVQAAVNAKLPGRLNLIEDCDQSLSTFVVASMSGREPARYVIYNHGTKQFLPLPAPTPWFNPGQMSVQRPIKFKARDGLELEGYLSLPAARPDGAKPPLVVYAHGGPWARDTWGYNPDVQLLTTRGYAVFQPNYRGSTGYSKAVSKDDDFAFRIMHDDVTDGVKHLVAGGLVDGNRLAIYGGSFGGYLAVAGAAFEPGLYKCAITFAGVFDWKQLIRQSWAQSDDDQFNYDRLLQRMGDPATQQERFENISPITQIAAVRCPVFVIHGKLDTTVDYRQSTKLLSELAAHGVPHEKLFFETEFHGFSERANYQRHLEAVAAFLAKNL; encoded by the coding sequence ATGAAATCATCCCTCCTCGCTGTAATCATGGCGTGTCTGGGCGCCACCGCCACCCTGAGCACCGCTGAGACTGCGCCAACCTTTGCTGACTTTGCCCGCTGGCCGGAAATCGGCCGGGTCCGGCTTTCCGAGGACGGCCGGTATGCGGCTTTCCTGACCCCAAGCAAAATCCGCTTCTTCGATCTCAATCTCTACGACCTGCAGACGCGGGAATCCAAAAAGATCGACCTCGGGGGCGACGACCTCGTGGATTTCACCTGGATTGACGGCAACCGGATGATCATCACCACGGAAAACCGTCCGGACTACCGCGGACGCCGGCAGGTCTTCGACGCCCGGCAAAACAAGATCACCGCGAACATCACCTACCAACGCCAGTTTTTCTCGCTCGTGAGTTTTCTGCGGCGCGATCCCAACCTGTTTGTCGCCCGCTTTTATGAAGATGGCCAGGGCTCGGCCGGACTGGCGGTCATCAACACCAAGCTCCGGCCCAAGACCATGGCCGGCCAGAACAACGCCCGTTTCAACGTCCAGTCCTGGGTGGAAATTCCCAAGGGCGAACATCGCGGCACGCTTACCGACCAGGAAGGCGAGGTGCGGTTTGTCTCGGTCTACGCGGACAAGCGCCTGAACTTCTACTATCGTCCGAACGCGGGGGCCGCCTGGATCAGCCTGCCCTTCGACTACGAGAAAACCTCCGTGATCGGCTTCTCCAATGATCCGGACTACCTGTATGTCGCGCACTACACCGACGAGGCCAAAAGCAGCCGCCTCCATCGCTACCGGGTCAGCACAGGGGAGTTTGGTCCGTCGCTGTTTGAGGATCCGGTCTATTCCCTGAGCGAGGCCTCGCTCCTTCAGGTTCGCAAAGCGGATGGCAGCCTGCACTCGCTCGCGCTGGCCTATGACCGTGACATGCCGGTCCAGCTCCCGCTGGATCCCCTCTTCCGGGAGGTGCAGGCGGCGGTGAACGCCAAGCTGCCCGGCCGGCTGAACCTGATCGAGGACTGCGACCAATCGCTCTCCACTTTCGTCGTGGCCTCGATGAGCGGCCGCGAACCCGCCCGCTACGTCATCTATAACCACGGCACCAAGCAATTCCTGCCCCTGCCGGCCCCGACGCCGTGGTTCAATCCCGGGCAGATGAGCGTGCAACGGCCGATAAAGTTCAAGGCCCGTGACGGCCTGGAGCTCGAAGGCTATCTCTCCCTGCCGGCCGCCCGTCCCGATGGCGCCAAGCCGCCGCTCGTGGTCTATGCCCACGGCGGACCCTGGGCCCGCGACACTTGGGGCTACAATCCCGACGTCCAGTTGCTGACCACCCGCGGCTATGCCGTGTTTCAGCCCAACTACCGTGGCTCCACGGGCTATTCCAAGGCGGTCTCGAAGGACGACGACTTTGCCTTCCGCATAATGCACGACGACGTCACCGACGGGGTGAAGCATCTCGTGGCCGGGGGCCTGGTGGATGGCAATCGCCTCGCCATCTACGGCGGCAGTTTTGGCGGCTACCTGGCCGTCGCCGGTGCCGCCTTCGAGCCCGGCCTCTACAAGTGCGCCATCACGTTTGCCGGCGTCTTCGACTGGAAGCAGCTCATCCGCCAATCCTGGGCGCAGAGCGACGACGACCAGTTCAACTACGACCGGCTGCTCCAGCGCATGGGCGACCCCGCCACGCAGCAGGAGCGTTTCGAAAACATCTCCCCCATCACCCAGATCGCCGCGGTGCGCTGCCCGGTGTTCGTGATCCACGGCAAGCTCGATACGACCGTGGACTACCGCCAGTCGACCAAGCTGCTGAGCGAACTCGCGGCCCACGGCGTGCCGCATGAAAAGCTGTTCTTCGAGACCGAATTTCACGGCTTCTCGGAGCGGGCCAACTACCAGCGGCACCTCGAGGCGGTGGCTGCTTTTCTCGCCAAAAACCTGTGA
- a CDS encoding helix-turn-helix domain-containing protein yields the protein MTHYRQAVLRSLDVIEQHLKCPLALHALARRAGFSLWHFHRVFTEHTGDTLGCYLRKRRLTAAAEELARTDRTVLAIALDYQFESHEAFTRAFKVAFGSTPREFRRTGQLAWLRTRPELTPARLQALPVRTTMKPALIELPALHLLGLSVRFMPPMSPTADNLQVIPDLYHRFCPLIPTLPPMLDKFIYGAARYPADGDRPQPDEREYLASIRVSPGTKAKPPLSVWKIPAGTYACFTHRGPMAQFGETMNYAFGTWLPRSKYTHADTPNLDRQDERFGDGGKECEFDFLMPVRPK from the coding sequence ATGACGCACTACCGGCAGGCCGTGTTGCGCAGCCTCGATGTGATCGAGCAGCACCTGAAATGTCCGCTGGCGCTCCACGCGCTCGCGCGGCGGGCGGGCTTTTCCCTCTGGCACTTCCACCGTGTCTTTACTGAACACACGGGCGACACCCTCGGCTGCTATCTTCGCAAGCGCCGCCTCACGGCCGCCGCGGAGGAGCTGGCGCGCACCGACCGCACTGTTCTGGCGATCGCGCTCGACTACCAGTTCGAGTCGCACGAGGCCTTCACCCGCGCCTTCAAGGTCGCCTTCGGCTCCACCCCGCGCGAGTTCCGGCGCACCGGCCAGCTCGCGTGGCTCCGCACCCGGCCCGAGCTCACGCCCGCCCGGCTGCAGGCCCTGCCGGTCCGCACCACCATGAAACCCGCCCTCATCGAACTGCCCGCCCTTCACCTCCTCGGTCTGTCCGTGCGCTTCATGCCGCCGATGTCACCGACGGCCGACAACCTTCAGGTGATCCCGGACCTTTACCACCGCTTCTGTCCTCTGATTCCCACCCTGCCGCCGATGCTGGACAAGTTTATCTACGGCGCCGCCCGCTATCCGGCTGACGGCGACCGTCCGCAACCCGACGAGCGTGAATACCTCGCCTCAATCCGGGTTTCTCCCGGCACCAAGGCAAAGCCCCCGCTGAGCGTTTGGAAAATTCCCGCCGGCACCTACGCCTGCTTCACGCACCGCGGGCCCATGGCCCAGTTCGGCGAGACGATGAACTACGCCTTTGGCACGTGGTTGCCCCGCTCGAAATACACCCACGCCGACACCCCCAACCTCGACCGCCAGGACGAACGCTTCGGCGACGGCGGCAAAGAGTGCGAATTTGACTTCCTGATGCCGGTGCGGCCGAAGTGA
- a CDS encoding alpha/beta hydrolase family protein — protein sequence MHSGFQHLQTPDPVFGGSIPAVVQYPTDQAAAGVTVGPFRWEASLNAPLPSGRHPLGLISHGAGGSHLLYRELATHLACSGWIVLCAEAPRDNRNDNSLSYTDESVTNRCRHLSATLDHLLAHGQFGPAIDHGRVGLVGHSLGGCAALALAGAQPWSRKRTPIPVTPDPRFRAAVLMAPATGYYRGPDALAGVTGKFLVLAGEKDNVTPAEDIRRDLRGLPPAVASEFVVIKDAGHFSFLSPFPEMMRTPDFPPAQDPPGFDRARFHRELPGIVESFLAKALPA from the coding sequence ATGCACTCCGGTTTCCAGCACCTGCAGACTCCCGATCCGGTCTTCGGTGGCTCCATTCCGGCCGTCGTCCAATACCCCACCGACCAGGCCGCCGCGGGCGTGACTGTTGGCCCGTTTCGCTGGGAGGCCTCCCTGAATGCCCCGCTGCCATCCGGCCGCCACCCCCTCGGCTTAATCTCCCACGGCGCAGGTGGCTCGCACCTGCTCTATCGCGAACTGGCCACCCACCTCGCCTGCTCCGGCTGGATCGTGCTCTGTGCCGAGGCACCGCGCGACAATCGCAACGACAACTCCCTCTCCTATACCGACGAATCCGTGACCAACCGATGCCGTCACCTGTCGGCGACGCTCGATCACCTGCTCGCCCACGGGCAGTTTGGGCCGGCGATTGACCATGGCCGGGTGGGCCTCGTCGGACACTCCCTCGGCGGCTGCGCCGCGCTGGCCCTGGCCGGCGCCCAACCGTGGTCGCGCAAGCGCACGCCGATTCCGGTGACACCCGACCCGCGTTTCCGCGCCGCCGTGCTGATGGCTCCGGCGACCGGCTACTACCGCGGACCGGATGCGCTGGCCGGCGTCACCGGCAAATTTCTCGTGCTCGCCGGCGAGAAGGACAACGTTACGCCCGCCGAGGATATCCGGCGCGACCTGCGCGGTCTGCCGCCCGCGGTCGCCAGCGAGTTCGTGGTGATCAAGGACGCCGGACATTTCTCTTTCCTCAGCCCCTTTCCCGAGATGATGCGGACGCCGGATTTTCCACCCGCGCAAGACCCGCCGGGTTTTGATCGCGCGCGCTTCCACCGGGAGCTGCCCGGCATCGTCGAGAGCTTCTTGGCCAAGGCGCTGCCCGCATGA
- a CDS encoding right-handed parallel beta-helix repeat-containing protein — translation MSFPFLPSGWCRRLLGFFAGCLLLLLDVTATERARRLVMAAEGEPAVHAALAALPPEGGIVELGAGTFRITHPIILDRDGVELRGQGVETKLVLGPKANCPVVIIGREGTRPDRLVRRVTVRLLFIDGNRAEQEFECWGGPCDEQGRTAIRNNGITIRGAEDVLVEDVSTVHARSGGIVLEKHCRRIRLARVEAYENEFDGVAAYETEDSEFTALNLHRNRSAGFSFDWRFNRNRVTDCNASDNGSQGIFMRDSIWNVFERLTLNNNGEQGIFMAETRELPGTACRYNRFSKVTVTGNRTQGIRINDRSCNPNTIEDSLVRGNRLEDVSLADFGQLEIVRPREN, via the coding sequence ATGAGCTTTCCCTTTCTACCGTCGGGCTGGTGCCGCCGTCTCCTTGGGTTCTTCGCCGGTTGCCTGCTCCTGCTGTTGGACGTTACCGCGACGGAAAGGGCTCGCCGGCTCGTGATGGCGGCGGAGGGGGAGCCGGCGGTTCATGCGGCCTTGGCCGCATTGCCCCCGGAGGGCGGAATCGTCGAACTCGGCGCCGGCACGTTCCGCATCACGCATCCGATCATTCTCGACCGGGATGGGGTGGAGCTGCGCGGACAGGGGGTGGAGACCAAGCTCGTGCTGGGCCCCAAGGCGAACTGCCCCGTGGTGATCATCGGGCGCGAGGGCACGCGGCCCGACCGGCTGGTGCGGCGCGTGACAGTGCGCCTGCTGTTCATCGACGGCAATCGGGCGGAGCAGGAATTCGAATGCTGGGGCGGTCCTTGCGACGAGCAGGGACGCACGGCGATCCGCAACAACGGCATCACCATCCGCGGCGCGGAAGATGTGTTGGTGGAAGATGTGTCGACGGTGCACGCCCGTTCGGGCGGCATCGTGCTGGAGAAGCACTGCCGCCGCATCCGGCTGGCACGCGTCGAGGCCTATGAGAACGAGTTCGACGGCGTGGCCGCCTACGAGACCGAGGACAGCGAGTTCACCGCACTGAACCTGCACCGCAACCGCAGCGCGGGTTTCTCCTTCGACTGGCGCTTCAACCGCAACCGCGTCACCGACTGCAACGCCAGCGACAACGGCAGCCAGGGCATCTTCATGCGTGACTCGATCTGGAACGTGTTCGAGCGCCTCACCCTGAACAACAACGGGGAGCAGGGGATTTTCATGGCGGAGACCCGTGAACTGCCCGGCACGGCCTGCCGCTACAACCGCTTCAGCAAGGTCACCGTCACCGGCAACCGCACGCAGGGCATCCGCATCAATGACCGCTCGTGCAACCCCAACACGATCGAGGATTCGCTGGTGAGGGGCAACCGGCTCGAGGATGTGAGCCTTGCCGATTTCGGCCAGCTGGAGATCGTGCGGCCGCGGGAGAATTGA
- the hemA gene encoding glutamyl-tRNA reductase — protein sequence MEPTPPVLFFLGATHHTAPLAVREKLALDEARTAALAAKLQTTPGVKEFAFVNTCNRVELYGVGDAGVFTGFTGTLAEVTGCSHDEISAVVKTHTGHHAIEHLFSVAAGLDSQIVGETEILGQVKNAYDKALACHWTGPVLNRVFQKTFQAAKHIRTHTRIGEGQVSVASVAVDLAGKIFGDLAPVKVLVVGAGDIGLKTAQAFQSRGAKAITVASRTLSRAEETAAATGGWAASLAELPELVTGADIVASSTSAPGLVLPRDLVAAAMKRRAGRPLFLIDLALPRDIDPAAAELANVFLYNLDDLAKIAEENIAHREAEVARCRAILAERTAALWPQVARSLVSGGS from the coding sequence ATGGAGCCCACGCCGCCTGTCCTCTTCTTCCTCGGTGCCACGCACCACACCGCCCCGCTCGCCGTGCGCGAGAAGCTGGCGCTCGACGAGGCCCGCACCGCGGCCCTCGCGGCCAAGCTCCAGACCACGCCCGGGGTGAAGGAGTTCGCCTTCGTCAACACCTGCAACCGCGTCGAGCTTTACGGCGTGGGCGACGCCGGGGTGTTCACCGGCTTCACCGGCACGCTGGCGGAAGTCACCGGCTGCTCCCACGACGAGATCAGCGCCGTGGTGAAGACCCATACCGGCCACCATGCCATCGAGCACCTCTTCAGCGTGGCCGCCGGCCTCGACTCACAGATTGTCGGCGAAACCGAGATTCTCGGACAGGTGAAGAACGCTTACGACAAGGCGCTCGCCTGCCACTGGACCGGCCCCGTGCTGAATCGCGTCTTCCAGAAAACCTTTCAGGCCGCGAAGCACATCCGCACCCACACCCGCATCGGCGAGGGCCAGGTGAGCGTCGCCAGCGTGGCGGTGGACCTCGCCGGCAAAATTTTTGGCGACCTCGCACCCGTCAAGGTGCTGGTGGTCGGAGCCGGCGACATCGGCCTCAAGACCGCGCAGGCCTTCCAGAGCCGCGGAGCCAAGGCCATCACCGTGGCCAGCCGCACCCTGTCGCGCGCCGAGGAGACCGCCGCCGCCACCGGCGGCTGGGCCGCGAGCCTGGCCGAGTTGCCCGAGCTGGTGACCGGCGCCGACATTGTTGCCAGCTCCACCTCGGCCCCGGGCCTGGTGCTTCCGCGCGACCTCGTGGCCGCGGCCATGAAACGCCGCGCCGGCCGCCCGCTCTTCCTCATCGACCTCGCCCTGCCGCGCGACATCGACCCCGCCGCCGCCGAGCTGGCCAACGTTTTCCTCTACAACCTGGACGACCTCGCCAAGATCGCGGAGGAAAACATTGCCCATCGCGAAGCCGAGGTCGCCCGCTGCCGCGCCATCCTCGCCGAGCGCACCGCCGCCCTGTGGCCGCAGGTGGCGCGAAGCCTGGTGTCAGGCGGGTCGTGA
- a CDS encoding cytochrome C assembly family protein: MFSLPTDRAFLWLGALLYLAGFLTGLLALLRRSDAQGPRTWLNILLVAGWACQWGGLYVRGMAVGGCPLGNTFELVQFVAWSAMVVYFFVGTAFRVSLLGLFTAGYAAALALISLIIPVWDAGRGQKIFGTNPWIELHAALAVFSYGVFGLLALTAVMHLLQNWSLKHKRLNGLFWFLPSVVQLDQINTRMLGLGVLLLTFSLGVGAAWWTRNTDTVDLAKLLVTVAVWFAYLVVLGLRWRARLVSVRFSWVCLVMFMLALISLGPVNSSRHHKVILTPTER; encoded by the coding sequence ATGTTCTCGCTGCCCACCGACCGCGCCTTCCTGTGGCTCGGCGCCCTGCTTTACCTCGCCGGCTTCCTGACCGGCCTGCTGGCGCTGCTCAGACGGTCCGACGCCCAGGGCCCGCGCACCTGGCTCAACATCCTGTTGGTCGCCGGCTGGGCCTGCCAGTGGGGCGGCCTCTACGTGCGCGGCATGGCTGTGGGCGGCTGCCCGTTGGGCAACACCTTTGAGCTGGTGCAGTTCGTCGCGTGGTCCGCGATGGTGGTCTATTTCTTCGTGGGCACGGCGTTTCGCGTCAGTCTGCTGGGCCTCTTCACCGCCGGCTACGCCGCTGCCCTGGCGCTGATCTCCTTGATCATCCCGGTGTGGGACGCCGGGCGTGGACAGAAAATCTTCGGCACCAACCCCTGGATCGAGCTCCACGCCGCGCTGGCGGTCTTCAGCTACGGCGTCTTCGGCCTGCTGGCGCTCACCGCCGTGATGCACCTGCTGCAAAACTGGAGCCTGAAGCACAAGCGCCTCAACGGCCTCTTCTGGTTCCTGCCCTCCGTGGTCCAGCTCGACCAGATCAACACCCGCATGCTGGGCCTGGGCGTGCTGCTGCTGACGTTTTCGCTCGGGGTCGGCGCGGCCTGGTGGACGCGAAACACCGACACCGTGGATCTGGCCAAGCTGCTCGTGACGGTCGCCGTCTGGTTCGCCTACCTGGTGGTGCTGGGATTGCGCTGGCGGGCCCGGCTCGTCTCGGTGCGTTTCTCATGGGTGTGCCTCGTGATGTTCATGCTGGCCCTGATTTCGCTCGGGCCGGTGAACTCCAGCCGCCACCACAAGGTCATTCTCACCCCCACCGAACGCTGA
- a CDS encoding class I SAM-dependent methyltransferase — MSAPGNSKVSGDTVRDDFNAISTVIHYTKAAHDLGLWKSELVLIREYFPDKEAHLLEAGCGAGRVAVGLWQHGYRRITAFDFAAELVDQAVSLAEERQATGLTFLQADATQPLLPLLYFPDPSPQEQDPGRLAPFDGVLFMFNGLMQIPGRENRRRALRNLQGVSRPGAPLLFTTHDRDDPKEAKEWAKEAERWARGEQNPRLLEFGDRYFTDDTGNTFMHLPDRREILEDLAATGWTPVHDRMRDELASETPRVRNFSDNCRFWVARRG; from the coding sequence GTGAGCGCCCCCGGCAACTCCAAGGTGAGCGGCGACACCGTGCGCGATGACTTCAACGCCATCAGCACGGTCATCCACTACACCAAGGCCGCGCACGACCTCGGGCTGTGGAAGTCGGAACTGGTCCTGATCCGTGAGTATTTCCCCGACAAGGAGGCCCACCTGCTTGAAGCCGGTTGCGGTGCCGGTCGCGTGGCCGTCGGTCTTTGGCAGCACGGCTACCGTCGGATCACGGCCTTTGACTTCGCCGCCGAGCTCGTGGACCAGGCCGTGAGCCTCGCCGAAGAACGCCAAGCCACCGGCCTCACCTTTCTGCAGGCCGACGCCACCCAGCCGCTCCTACCCCTTTTGTATTTCCCAGATCCCAGCCCCCAGGAACAAGACCCCGGGCGCTTGGCGCCCTTCGATGGCGTGCTCTTCATGTTCAACGGCCTGATGCAGATCCCCGGTCGTGAGAACCGGCGGCGGGCCTTGCGCAACCTGCAAGGGGTCAGTCGGCCGGGGGCGCCGTTGCTGTTCACCACCCACGACCGCGACGATCCCAAGGAAGCGAAGGAATGGGCCAAGGAGGCCGAGCGCTGGGCCCGCGGGGAGCAGAACCCCCGGCTGCTCGAGTTTGGCGACCGCTACTTCACCGACGACACGGGCAACACCTTCATGCACCTGCCCGACCGCCGGGAGATTCTCGAGGACCTCGCCGCCACGGGCTGGACTCCTGTCCACGACCGCATGCGGGATGAACTCGCCAGCGAGACACCCCGTGTCCGCAACTTCTCCGACAACTGCCGCTTCTGGGTTGCGCGCCGCGGCTGA
- a CDS encoding response regulator, with the protein MDFPATACRASGWSPPHLPTEPAARDFPLNEILQTLPVGLGWQPADPSGAFWSNEALTRLTGLAREVLVSLDGVGAAIFPEDQAAYSAGLAQLRTGQADELNLELRCQLPEGIAWRQLTLQHRRPAGDAPGGLLLTLTDISERKQHQEEIQRAVECAESLNQQIEIAMDRAQTAVVEANLANVAKSQFLATMSHEIRTPMNGIIGMTAILLETTLTREQRDFAETIRLSGEALLTIINDILDFSKIESGKLELERADFALRDCVEGALDLMAARAGEKRLDLLYEIADGTPAMVRSDITRLRQIILNLVGNALKFTDKGEVVVRVQPESGGMVEDGPVSLHISVRDTGIGIPPDAIGRLFQSFSQVDASTTRKYGGTGLGLAISKKLSELMGGRMWVESEVGVGSVFQFTVTLGALPGTARPDPQAARALLAGKRILVVDDNATSRMIMIDQLLRWGLEPHAVGSGEDALAVVAGERRFDFALIDAQMPGMDGGTLARKLQETESTRTLPILLLAALGHRAPEGLRVRLVPKPFKPAALYEGLSAVLLGEKADARSGAAVSVTPASTTNVRLLLAEDNAVNQKVAVNLLKNIGYQTDVVWNGVEVLSALEKQEYDIVFLDMQMPEMDGLEAARRLVEMRPKSKSRPWIIALTANAMVGDREQCLAAGMDDYITKPIKKAELAAALDYGRTMLAKRRGMPA; encoded by the coding sequence ATGGACTTCCCCGCCACAGCCTGTCGCGCTTCAGGCTGGTCCCCGCCGCATTTGCCGACGGAGCCAGCGGCGCGGGATTTTCCGCTAAACGAGATTCTGCAAACGCTGCCAGTCGGGCTGGGCTGGCAACCCGCTGATCCCAGCGGTGCGTTTTGGAGCAATGAAGCCCTCACGCGGCTCACGGGTTTGGCGCGCGAAGTCCTGGTTTCGCTGGACGGGGTCGGGGCGGCGATTTTTCCGGAGGATCAGGCGGCCTATTCGGCTGGGCTGGCGCAGCTTCGCACCGGGCAGGCCGATGAACTGAACCTCGAGCTGCGGTGTCAGCTGCCCGAGGGCATCGCCTGGCGGCAGCTGACTTTGCAGCACCGGCGCCCCGCGGGCGATGCCCCCGGCGGCCTGCTGCTCACGCTCACCGACATCTCCGAGCGCAAGCAGCATCAGGAGGAAATTCAACGCGCGGTCGAGTGCGCCGAGTCGCTCAACCAGCAGATCGAAATCGCGATGGACCGCGCCCAGACCGCCGTGGTGGAGGCCAATCTCGCCAACGTCGCCAAGAGCCAGTTTCTCGCGACCATGTCGCACGAGATCCGCACGCCGATGAACGGCATCATCGGCATGACGGCGATCCTGCTCGAGACCACGCTCACGCGCGAGCAGCGGGACTTCGCCGAGACCATCCGCCTCAGCGGTGAGGCCCTGCTTACGATCATCAACGACATCCTCGACTTCTCCAAGATCGAGTCGGGCAAGCTGGAGCTGGAGCGCGCCGATTTTGCGCTGCGGGACTGCGTCGAGGGCGCGCTCGACCTTATGGCCGCCCGCGCCGGCGAGAAACGGCTCGACCTGCTCTACGAGATCGCCGACGGCACGCCCGCCATGGTGCGCAGCGACATCACGCGTCTGCGCCAGATCATCCTCAACCTCGTGGGCAACGCCCTCAAGTTCACCGATAAGGGCGAGGTCGTCGTGCGGGTGCAGCCGGAGAGCGGCGGCATGGTCGAGGACGGCCCGGTAAGTCTGCACATTTCTGTGCGTGACACGGGCATTGGCATCCCGCCCGACGCGATCGGCCGGTTGTTCCAGTCCTTCAGCCAGGTGGACGCCTCGACCACGCGCAAATACGGCGGCACCGGCCTCGGCCTCGCGATCAGCAAGAAACTGTCCGAGCTCATGGGCGGCCGCATGTGGGTCGAGAGCGAGGTCGGCGTGGGCTCGGTCTTCCAGTTCACCGTGACCCTCGGCGCGTTGCCGGGAACCGCCCGTCCCGATCCGCAGGCCGCACGGGCTCTGCTCGCAGGCAAGCGCATCCTCGTGGTGGATGACAACGCCACGAGCCGCATGATCATGATCGACCAGCTGCTGCGCTGGGGCCTGGAGCCCCATGCGGTCGGCTCCGGCGAGGATGCGCTGGCGGTGGTAGCCGGTGAGCGGCGCTTTGATTTTGCCCTCATCGACGCGCAGATGCCCGGCATGGACGGCGGCACGCTCGCGAGGAAACTGCAGGAAACGGAAAGCACGCGCACGCTGCCCATCCTTTTGCTGGCCGCGCTCGGGCACCGGGCTCCGGAGGGGTTGCGGGTTCGGCTGGTGCCCAAACCCTTCAAGCCGGCGGCGCTCTATGAGGGGTTATCCGCCGTGCTCCTGGGGGAAAAGGCCGACGCCCGGTCCGGGGCCGCGGTTTCCGTCACTCCGGCCTCCACGACCAATGTCCGTCTGTTGCTCGCCGAGGACAACGCGGTGAACCAGAAGGTCGCGGTCAACCTGCTCAAAAACATCGGTTATCAGACCGACGTGGTGTGGAACGGCGTGGAGGTGCTCTCCGCCCTCGAGAAGCAGGAATACGACATCGTCTTTCTCGACATGCAGATGCCGGAAATGGACGGCCTGGAGGCGGCCCGCCGTCTGGTGGAAATGCGGCCGAAGAGCAAATCGCGGCCGTGGATCATCGCGCTGACGGCCAACGCCATGGTCGGAGATCGGGAACAGTGTCTCGCCGCCGGCATGGACGACTACATCACCAAGCCGATCAAAAAAGCCGAACTCGCCGCCGCCCTGGACTACGGCCGCACGATGCTGGCCAAGCGCCGCGGCATGCCCGCGTGA